A window of Terriglobus sp. RCC_193 contains these coding sequences:
- a CDS encoding SDR family NAD(P)-dependent oxidoreductase, whose product METFTFAVYPSLRNRSVIVSGGASGIGEAIVEAFAAQGARVAFLDIQDEAAQALIERVASAGHTEPAYYHCDLTNIAALRSVAAQIEQVHGTVDALVNNAGNDTRHRIEDVTPEMWDAAMQVNLRHQFFLSQAVLPAMQRQQRGSIINLSSISWIIPSTGLPAYVTAKAAIVGLTRTLAHEVGKDNIRVNAVLPGAILTERQKRLWMTAEYTAEVMSRQAIKRHLYADDVARTVLFLAADDSSAITNQSFIVDGGWV is encoded by the coding sequence ATGGAAACCTTTACCTTTGCCGTTTACCCAAGCCTTCGCAATCGCTCCGTCATTGTGTCTGGCGGTGCCAGCGGTATCGGTGAAGCGATTGTGGAGGCCTTCGCCGCACAAGGCGCACGTGTGGCGTTCCTGGATATTCAGGATGAAGCAGCGCAGGCACTCATCGAACGCGTTGCTTCTGCGGGTCATACAGAGCCCGCGTACTATCACTGCGATCTAACAAACATTGCAGCACTACGCAGCGTTGCCGCGCAGATTGAACAGGTGCACGGCACAGTGGATGCGCTGGTGAATAACGCAGGAAACGACACGCGACATCGTATCGAAGACGTCACACCGGAGATGTGGGACGCGGCCATGCAGGTAAATCTGCGGCACCAGTTCTTCCTGTCACAAGCAGTATTGCCGGCCATGCAGCGTCAGCAACGCGGGTCCATCATCAACCTCAGCTCCATCTCGTGGATCATCCCGTCCACCGGCCTTCCCGCTTACGTCACAGCAAAAGCCGCCATCGTTGGCCTCACACGAACGCTGGCGCACGAAGTGGGCAAGGACAATATCCGTGTGAATGCAGTGCTTCCCGGGGCCATCCTCACGGAGCGGCAGAAACGTCTGTGGATGACAGCGGAATATACCGCAGAAGTTATGTCGCGGCAGGCAATCAAACGCCATCTTTATGCGGACGACGTGGCACGCACCGTGCTGTTCCTGGCAGCGGATGATAGCTCAGCCATCACCAATCAAAGCTTCATCGTTGATGGCGGCTGGGTGTAG
- a CDS encoding beta strand repeat-containing protein, with protein sequence MCVAASSAQAIFTVTTLTDPTSGIAANCTNQTSGVSLDASCSLRDALAAAAAFNGSSGTVPVTVNFASSLAAVGNPGTIQLGATALSLPSYTTVQGLTAGSGPMLTNLISIHGGGHTAFTVAGTVTNSGLNNLTVTHGAPAVDAAGVIAVSQCTFSSNSTISGGAIRNSGTLVVQNSTFNGNSASSYGGAIYSTGPNSTGPVVTARNLTVSGSTFQGNISSTDGGAIYIGIASVGSIDNSTFTGNSASRSGAAVYINNGSGLSRVTNSILSGDTGGNECDGVGCSNTGQAFVFAGSEPNGANESGTITMIVTLSNGQVITVNGGYGQYSTADSLASYFGGYISNNYYSALSAQGFGSTLVIAPQSGSITSVQFQNPSSYFTVTPVPNSVISGTGNTVAVGTTAANLSLLANYGGPTQTILPLPGSVALCTITPTNATGKDQRGLPRATTYGTDLCQDSGSVQTNYGLNFSQQPVSAVANVAIAPAPSVRIQESGQNLAQANSLVTATVQTGALGGQTSARTDSTGVAAFSNLYVTSVQTADKLTASLTVGPYKVSTTSNPFDVSQQPTASLTGNATFPLTAVQSTASQTFVFTNTSSISLNITSLAVYTAPEFMQTNTCGLTLAAGDSCNITITFRPLTIGTRLGTFTLASTASGYTQTITLVGTSAPTVARLVGTGAFPSTDVNVTSTPQNIMLTNVSGSVVGISSIATTGDFSQTNQCDTSLAVGAQCAIAVTFKPTAGGVRTGTLSVSTTSLTGAVPSLLLSGKGISYTGTLVGRGDFPSTSVGSPSAVQSFTFTNTGTGTLSISGIATTGDFSQTNQCGASLAPGETCNISVTFNPTAMGSRAGTLTVTTNATTTIPPVSLSGTGTLVQASLTSGTDFGLVALTTSSQPQTFVLTNTGNDTLVISGITTTGDFSKTTTCGTSLAGGAACDIVVVFTPTLVGSRTGTLVVTSNAKVAIPAAILSGTGIPAPSFTLGDNTSGSTSTTLLVTAGSTATGTLKFTSTNGFAGSIALTCTTQGAPPTEAACTVTSPVTLTAGGTATATVTITTTSRTQTAGVAALPHHGRLAYMVLLGMLSVALFAVRRAGSAVRAASLLTLLLFVSLGLTGCAGGGSGTTSNPNGTAAGTYTYIVSATSGSVTATQSITVTVQ encoded by the coding sequence ATGTGTGTTGCCGCCTCTTCAGCCCAAGCCATTTTTACCGTCACCACGTTAACCGACCCCACTTCAGGCATCGCGGCAAACTGTACTAACCAAACATCAGGTGTTTCGCTTGATGCAAGCTGCAGTCTGCGCGATGCTCTTGCCGCCGCTGCTGCGTTCAACGGGTCGTCGGGCACAGTCCCGGTTACTGTTAATTTCGCTTCCTCGCTTGCAGCCGTCGGGAACCCAGGGACCATCCAGCTTGGTGCGACCGCACTTTCATTACCTAGCTACACCACAGTACAGGGGCTAACCGCAGGCAGTGGTCCCATGCTGACGAATCTCATCAGCATTCACGGTGGCGGACATACTGCATTCACGGTCGCCGGGACGGTCACAAATTCAGGGTTGAATAACCTCACCGTTACGCATGGCGCACCAGCCGTAGACGCTGCTGGTGTTATTGCGGTTTCGCAATGCACCTTCTCAAGCAATTCCACTATCAGTGGTGGCGCTATCCGTAATTCCGGCACTCTAGTCGTTCAAAATTCAACATTTAATGGAAACTCTGCTTCGTCATACGGCGGTGCCATTTATAGCACTGGACCCAATTCGACAGGGCCTGTCGTTACCGCTAGAAATCTCACAGTCTCTGGTTCGACCTTCCAGGGCAACATCTCATCGACAGATGGTGGTGCCATCTACATTGGAATAGCCAGTGTGGGGTCGATTGACAACAGCACATTTACCGGCAACAGCGCTTCGCGTTCGGGAGCCGCAGTTTACATCAACAACGGCAGCGGCCTCTCCCGCGTGACAAACAGCATCCTCAGCGGCGATACCGGCGGTAATGAGTGTGATGGTGTTGGTTGCAGCAATACCGGACAAGCTTTCGTTTTTGCTGGCAGTGAGCCTAACGGGGCCAATGAGAGTGGCACGATCACAATGATCGTCACACTCTCCAATGGCCAGGTTATAACGGTCAACGGCGGATATGGACAATATTCAACCGCCGACAGTCTGGCTTCTTATTTTGGTGGGTATATCTCGAATAATTATTACTCTGCACTCTCCGCGCAGGGTTTCGGATCCACCTTGGTAATCGCACCACAAAGCGGCTCGATCACTTCAGTTCAATTCCAAAATCCATCCTCATACTTCACTGTTACTCCAGTGCCTAACTCGGTGATCTCAGGTACTGGCAACACTGTCGCAGTTGGCACGACGGCTGCCAATCTCTCCTTGCTGGCTAACTATGGTGGTCCTACGCAGACAATTCTGCCGCTGCCCGGGAGCGTGGCACTATGCACTATTACTCCAACGAACGCTACCGGGAAGGATCAGCGTGGCTTGCCACGCGCCACAACTTATGGGACGGATCTCTGCCAGGATTCCGGTTCCGTGCAAACGAACTACGGATTGAATTTTTCCCAGCAGCCTGTCTCAGCAGTTGCCAATGTAGCTATCGCACCCGCCCCATCGGTACGCATTCAGGAGAGCGGTCAGAATCTCGCACAAGCTAACAGTCTGGTGACTGCCACTGTCCAGACTGGCGCTTTAGGCGGACAAACCTCTGCAAGGACAGACTCCACTGGTGTTGCGGCATTCTCAAATCTTTATGTCACGAGCGTTCAGACAGCAGATAAGCTCACTGCTTCGCTTACCGTGGGGCCTTATAAGGTATCAACCACCAGCAATCCCTTTGATGTATCGCAACAACCCACAGCCAGTCTCACGGGCAATGCTACATTTCCGCTAACGGCGGTCCAATCCACGGCTTCGCAGACCTTCGTCTTTACCAATACAAGTTCAATCTCGTTGAACATTACCTCGCTCGCGGTATATACCGCGCCGGAGTTCATGCAGACAAATACATGCGGTCTCACGCTCGCCGCAGGTGATAGCTGCAACATCACAATAACCTTCCGCCCGCTCACCATAGGAACGCGCTTAGGCACCTTCACCCTGGCGTCCACCGCATCGGGATATACGCAGACCATTACACTTGTGGGGACCTCTGCTCCAACTGTCGCAAGGCTCGTTGGTACAGGTGCGTTTCCGAGCACAGACGTAAACGTTACTTCAACACCGCAGAACATCATGTTGACGAACGTGAGCGGTAGCGTTGTTGGAATTAGCAGCATCGCTACGACGGGCGACTTTAGTCAGACAAATCAATGTGACACGTCGCTTGCAGTTGGTGCACAATGCGCCATCGCAGTTACGTTTAAACCCACCGCAGGCGGTGTACGGACTGGCACTCTCTCAGTCTCAACTACCAGCCTAACTGGCGCAGTACCGTCCTTGCTTCTTAGTGGGAAAGGTATTTCGTATACAGGAACGCTTGTGGGAAGAGGTGATTTTCCATCCACATCAGTGGGTAGCCCTTCTGCAGTCCAATCGTTCACCTTTACAAACACAGGCACTGGCACTCTCTCTATTTCAGGCATTGCCACAACCGGGGATTTCAGCCAGACAAATCAATGCGGCGCATCGTTGGCCCCAGGCGAAACCTGCAACATCTCCGTAACATTCAACCCCACGGCTATGGGCTCACGTGCTGGTACCCTCACGGTCACAACCAACGCCACTACAACTATTCCGCCCGTCTCGCTCAGCGGCACGGGCACGCTCGTACAGGCTTCACTTACCAGCGGAACTGACTTCGGATTGGTTGCCCTTACCACATCCTCTCAACCGCAAACATTTGTACTCACCAACACCGGGAATGACACGCTCGTCATTAGCGGCATTACGACGACAGGCGATTTCAGCAAGACCACCACATGCGGAACATCGCTTGCCGGAGGCGCAGCGTGCGATATCGTCGTCGTCTTTACACCCACACTCGTGGGCTCCCGTACCGGAACTCTTGTTGTCACGTCGAACGCTAAGGTTGCAATCCCGGCGGCAATACTAAGTGGTACAGGTATCCCCGCTCCTAGCTTTACTCTTGGCGATAACACGTCTGGTAGTACGTCAACAACACTTCTGGTAACTGCAGGCAGCACAGCGACAGGCACATTGAAGTTCACTTCGACAAACGGCTTTGCGGGTAGCATTGCGCTCACTTGTACAACACAGGGCGCTCCCCCAACGGAGGCGGCTTGCACCGTTACGTCTCCTGTGACGCTCACTGCGGGCGGCACAGCGACAGCGACCGTTACCATCACCACTACATCGCGAACGCAGACGGCGGGCGTGGCTGCATTGCCTCACCATGGCAGACTGGCGTACATGGTGCTACTGGGAATGCTGTCGGTAGCCCTTTTCGCAGTGCGACGCGCAGGCAGCGCAGTGCGTGCCGCTAGCCTGCTAACCCTGCTGCTCTTTGTGAGCCTCGGTTTGACCGGCTGTGCTGGTGGAGGTTCCGGCACAACGTCGAATCCCAATGGGACGGCCGCAGGCACCTACACCTACATCGTCTCCGCCACGAGCGGCAGTGTCACTGCTACTCAATCCATTACCGTTACTGTCCAATAA
- a CDS encoding bifunctional rhamnulose-1-phosphate aldolase/short-chain dehydrogenase, with amino-acid sequence MESTAKLKFLEDRWDDAIASKLDPAELLRYRSNLLGSDLRLTNFGGGNTSSKLDEIDPLTGETVKVLWVKGSGGDLGSIKRSGFATLYLDKLLALVKRYRGVDLEDEMVAMYPLCTFNNNPTPASIDTPLHGYLPFPHVDHLHPDWGIALAASANGKEKMEQFNAEFGHKIVWVPWQRPGFELGMMLTKAVADNPGCDGIVLGGHGLFTWGETQRESYLNTVTIIDQIGQFIEAHNLKKGAPAFGGAKHANHAEREVLAAQLMPIIRGGVSQRQRLIGTFSDKEDVLEFVNSAFAKKLAHLGTSCPDHFIRTKIRPMYVEWNVKGGDVESLKKAIASTLETYRKEYAQYYSNHALPESPKMRDPNPTVVLIPGVGMFSFGKNKAESRITGEFYTNAIHVMGGAGQLGEGKCPPVLPQSGPAADTSAFATEENYVALPPSEAFRIEYWALEEAKIQRQPPEKELSRRIVMVVGGASGIGRETVLLAAQRGAHIVVADLTQEGADRVAAEAQAIAGKEAAIGVTIDIRNREKIREALNKAVAAFGGLDILVNTAAIFPSSPSGVISDAQWATTLEINVTANWLLGDEANKVFKAQGLKGSSIVLTSSANAVVPKKGSEVYDISKAALSHLVRELAITFSPDVRVNGISPATVVKGSTMFPRDRVKASLAKYNIAFEENDSDDDLRDKLAEFYARRTLTHVPIDPKDNAEAILFIGGPKAPVTSGHLIPVDGGLPEAFLR; translated from the coding sequence ATGGAAAGCACTGCAAAGCTGAAGTTTCTGGAAGACCGCTGGGACGACGCCATCGCGTCAAAGCTTGATCCTGCGGAACTGCTCCGTTATCGCTCGAACCTGCTGGGATCAGACCTGCGCCTGACCAACTTTGGTGGCGGCAACACCTCGTCGAAGCTCGATGAGATCGATCCGCTGACCGGCGAGACCGTAAAGGTCCTCTGGGTGAAGGGCTCCGGCGGCGACCTGGGTTCCATCAAGCGTTCGGGCTTTGCCACGCTCTATCTCGACAAGCTGCTGGCGCTGGTCAAACGCTACCGCGGTGTGGACCTTGAGGACGAGATGGTGGCCATGTACCCCCTCTGCACCTTCAACAACAACCCCACGCCCGCATCCATTGATACGCCGCTGCACGGCTATCTTCCCTTCCCGCACGTCGATCACCTGCATCCTGACTGGGGTATTGCGCTGGCTGCATCGGCCAACGGCAAAGAGAAGATGGAGCAGTTCAACGCGGAGTTTGGCCACAAGATCGTCTGGGTTCCCTGGCAACGTCCGGGCTTTGAACTGGGCATGATGCTGACGAAGGCAGTTGCGGACAATCCCGGCTGCGATGGCATCGTTCTGGGCGGACACGGCCTGTTCACATGGGGCGAAACGCAGCGGGAAAGCTATCTGAACACGGTGACGATCATTGACCAGATCGGCCAGTTCATTGAAGCGCACAATCTGAAGAAGGGCGCGCCTGCCTTTGGTGGGGCTAAGCACGCGAACCACGCCGAGCGCGAAGTTCTTGCAGCGCAGTTGATGCCGATTATCCGCGGCGGCGTCTCGCAAAGGCAGCGCCTCATCGGCACCTTCAGCGACAAGGAAGATGTGCTGGAGTTTGTGAACTCTGCGTTCGCAAAGAAGCTGGCGCACCTGGGCACCTCCTGCCCGGACCACTTCATCCGCACCAAGATTCGCCCCATGTACGTGGAGTGGAACGTGAAGGGTGGCGATGTCGAATCGCTGAAGAAGGCCATCGCCTCCACGCTGGAAACGTATCGCAAGGAGTATGCGCAGTACTATTCCAACCACGCGTTGCCCGAATCGCCGAAGATGCGCGATCCCAATCCGACGGTCGTTCTGATCCCGGGTGTGGGCATGTTCAGCTTCGGCAAGAACAAGGCCGAAAGCCGCATCACCGGCGAGTTCTACACCAACGCCATCCACGTGATGGGCGGCGCTGGTCAGCTTGGCGAAGGCAAATGCCCGCCGGTGCTGCCACAGTCCGGCCCTGCGGCGGATACGTCGGCCTTCGCTACGGAAGAGAACTACGTTGCACTGCCGCCCAGCGAGGCTTTTCGCATTGAATACTGGGCGCTGGAAGAGGCCAAGATTCAGCGTCAGCCACCTGAGAAGGAGCTAAGCCGCCGCATCGTCATGGTCGTCGGTGGAGCCTCCGGCATCGGCCGGGAGACGGTATTGCTCGCAGCGCAGCGTGGCGCACACATTGTCGTTGCCGACCTGACGCAGGAAGGTGCGGATAGGGTTGCGGCAGAGGCGCAGGCCATTGCGGGCAAGGAAGCGGCTATCGGTGTCACCATCGACATCCGCAATCGTGAGAAGATCCGCGAAGCACTCAACAAAGCTGTCGCGGCCTTCGGCGGTCTCGACATTCTGGTCAACACCGCGGCTATCTTCCCATCGTCGCCCTCGGGCGTCATCAGCGACGCGCAGTGGGCCACCACGCTGGAGATCAACGTGACCGCCAACTGGCTGCTGGGCGATGAAGCGAACAAGGTCTTCAAGGCGCAGGGTCTGAAGGGTTCGTCGATCGTGCTCACCAGCTCGGCCAACGCTGTGGTGCCGAAGAAGGGAAGCGAAGTCTACGACATCTCCAAGGCGGCGCTTAGCCACCTGGTGCGTGAACTCGCCATCACCTTCTCGCCCGATGTACGTGTGAATGGCATCAGTCCGGCCACTGTCGTAAAGGGATCGACCATGTTCCCGCGCGATCGCGTGAAGGCTTCGCTTGCGAAGTACAACATCGCGTTCGAAGAGAACGACAGCGATGATGACCTGCGCGACAAGCTGGCGGAGTTCTACGCACGCCGCACGCTCACGCATGTTCCCATTGATCCGAAGGACAACGCAGAGGCAATCCTCTTTATCGGTGGCCCCAAGGCTCCGGTGACCAGCGGCCACCTCATTCCCGTGGATGGTGGTCTGCCGGAAGCCTTCCTCCGTTAA
- a CDS encoding fumarylacetoacetate hydrolase family protein yields the protein MKLVRYGRPGHEHPGIVAPDGTVRDLTGIVPDIAGDALRPEALAELAALDLNRLPTVAAGTRIGACVGHVGKFLCIGLNYADHAAESGMEVPKEPVVFMKATSSICGPNDGIVIPKDSEKTDWEVELGIVIGREARYVSKADALDYVAGYCVINDLSERAFQLEGTGQWVKGKSADTFGPIGPWLVTKDEVPDPQNLKMWLEVDGHRYQDGSTKTMVYGVAHLVSYLSKFMSLQPGDIISTGTPPGVGLGQKPPVYLKPGQVVKLGIEGLGTQTQNVTAYSA from the coding sequence ATGAAACTTGTTCGTTATGGCCGTCCGGGACACGAGCATCCCGGCATTGTGGCTCCGGATGGAACCGTGCGTGATCTGACCGGTATTGTGCCGGATATTGCCGGCGACGCCCTGCGCCCCGAGGCGCTAGCAGAACTGGCCGCGCTGGATCTGAATCGCCTGCCCACTGTCGCGGCGGGAACGCGTATCGGCGCCTGCGTGGGCCACGTGGGCAAGTTCCTGTGCATCGGCCTGAACTACGCCGACCACGCCGCGGAATCCGGCATGGAAGTGCCGAAGGAACCTGTTGTATTTATGAAGGCCACCTCATCCATCTGCGGCCCCAATGACGGCATTGTGATTCCGAAGGACTCCGAGAAGACGGACTGGGAAGTAGAACTGGGCATAGTCATTGGCCGCGAAGCCCGCTACGTCTCCAAAGCGGACGCGCTGGATTACGTCGCTGGATACTGCGTGATCAACGATCTCTCCGAGCGTGCGTTTCAACTCGAAGGCACAGGCCAGTGGGTGAAGGGCAAGAGTGCCGACACCTTTGGGCCCATCGGCCCGTGGCTGGTAACGAAGGACGAAGTGCCCGATCCGCAGAACCTGAAGATGTGGCTGGAAGTAGACGGCCACCGCTACCAGGACGGATCAACAAAGACGATGGTGTACGGCGTGGCGCATCTCGTCAGCTACTTGAGCAAGTTTATGAGCCTGCAACCGGGCGACATCATCTCCACGGGCACGCCGCCGGGCGTGGGCCTGGGACAGAAGCCGCCGGTGTACCTGAAGCCGGGACAAGTGGTGAAGCTAGGCATTGAAGGACTTGGAACGCAGACGCAGAACGTGACAGCGTACAGCGCGTAG
- a CDS encoding (Fe-S)-binding protein, translated as MRIHLFIACYNDTLFPRTGMAVVNLLERLGHEVVFPTSQTCCGQMHYNTGYHAEALPIVQKLLHEFLDAETIVVPSASCVAMMRDHYELMAHNANDLHMMGDVKSFLPRVFEFSELLTDKLGLTDVGAYFPHRVTYHPSCHSLRLLHVGDRPIRLLQGVEGLEYTPMEGSDQCCGFGGTFAVKNAEVSSAMLADKIGCVKKSNAEFVAALDNSCLMQIDGGLHRELGSRDRIRTVHLAEILNSTRENPLTAEALAWEGATA; from the coding sequence TTGCGCATTCATCTGTTCATCGCCTGCTACAACGACACGCTGTTCCCACGCACGGGCATGGCCGTGGTCAACCTGCTGGAGCGCCTGGGGCACGAGGTGGTTTTTCCCACCAGCCAGACCTGCTGCGGCCAGATGCATTACAACACCGGCTATCACGCGGAAGCGTTGCCCATTGTGCAGAAGTTGCTGCATGAGTTTCTGGATGCGGAGACCATCGTTGTCCCCAGCGCAAGCTGCGTGGCCATGATGCGCGACCATTACGAACTGATGGCGCACAACGCGAACGACCTGCACATGATGGGCGACGTGAAGAGTTTTCTGCCGCGTGTGTTCGAGTTCAGCGAGCTCCTCACTGACAAGCTGGGGCTGACTGACGTGGGCGCGTATTTTCCGCATCGTGTGACGTATCACCCAAGCTGCCATTCGCTGCGGCTGTTGCACGTGGGCGATCGGCCCATCCGTTTGTTGCAGGGTGTGGAAGGCCTGGAGTACACGCCGATGGAAGGCAGTGACCAGTGCTGCGGATTCGGCGGCACGTTTGCCGTGAAGAATGCAGAGGTGTCGTCTGCCATGCTGGCGGACAAGATCGGCTGCGTGAAGAAATCGAATGCAGAGTTTGTAGCAGCACTGGATAACTCCTGCCTCATGCAGATTGATGGTGGACTGCATCGCGAATTGGGTTCACGGGATCGCATTCGGACAGTACATCTGGCAGAGATATTGAACAGCACCCGCGAAAATCCGCTGACCGCGGAAGCGCTGGCATGGGAAGGAGCCACCGCATGA
- a CDS encoding VanZ family protein, protein MKKRLFPSVALVLWSALLIRFIVFKAIPTIQIGRMRYRFGGRTQTGPANLVPFKTILPQLRGHGHGLIAKVNLLGNILPFIPVGFLVPLIYRKMTWPKTVALAVGTGLLMEVLEVIFRVGIFDVDDILLNALGVCIGFGCFRIFRK, encoded by the coding sequence ATGAAGAAGCGTCTATTCCCGTCAGTGGCACTGGTTCTGTGGAGCGCGCTGCTCATCCGCTTCATCGTCTTCAAGGCAATCCCAACCATCCAAATCGGCCGCATGCGCTACCGCTTCGGCGGCCGTACGCAGACCGGCCCCGCGAATCTTGTCCCATTCAAAACGATCCTGCCGCAGCTTCGCGGTCACGGCCACGGACTCATAGCCAAGGTGAACCTCCTCGGCAACATCCTTCCGTTTATCCCGGTAGGTTTTCTCGTCCCGCTGATCTATCGGAAGATGACGTGGCCAAAGACAGTCGCACTCGCTGTAGGAACTGGCCTGTTGATGGAAGTTCTGGAAGTAATCTTCCGCGTCGGCATCTTCGATGTAGACGACATCCTGCTGAACGCTCTAGGTGTGTGTATCGGCTTCGGATGTTTCAGGATTTTCCGCAAGTAG
- a CDS encoding glycosyl hydrolase family 39, whose translation MPHWISVLAVGLAGIPLLATAQLPPAPAVRVDWTKTVTVSRTTPTLQVVVNPQLLRGAKLHDGSFAALKLLGADYVRYVPWLPYPRQAVAELEPPTKERTSWDFQYIDPTLDDFMQATAGHSVMLNFSTIPAWMWKTDKPVTYPSDPNQVFWGYTQGTEIVDPTYKQAADYYARLLSWYTKGGLTDENGKWHASGHHYKIAYWEVLNEIDFEHHWTPEGYTKFFDTVVEAMRKVQPDLKFVAIAAAAPRDDGAMWEYFLNPKNHKPGVDVDCISYHFYATPPRGEPIAAMQYTFFDQADGFLTGTKFIEQIKQRMMPATKTDLNELGVILPTDSDSNNGKGTVAEPEGYWNLASALYAYLYVKSAQMGIDVVGESQLVGYPTQYPSVSMMDYNTAQPNARFWTLKLLHDNLGPGDKLVATTSAGSDITVQAFATARGKKILVLNKRAVPQTLKLGADTAKSITYVAPSTGDNPPAKKAISGSEVALEPFEVAVIDVP comes from the coding sequence ATGCCTCACTGGATTTCTGTTCTTGCAGTCGGACTTGCGGGTATCCCTCTGCTTGCAACCGCGCAACTGCCTCCTGCTCCAGCCGTGCGTGTGGACTGGACAAAGACCGTTACCGTGTCGCGCACCACACCGACGCTGCAGGTGGTTGTGAACCCGCAACTGCTTCGCGGCGCAAAACTGCACGATGGTTCCTTTGCTGCATTGAAGCTGCTCGGCGCGGATTATGTGCGTTATGTGCCTTGGCTCCCCTACCCCAGGCAGGCGGTGGCCGAGCTGGAGCCGCCCACAAAAGAACGGACAAGCTGGGATTTCCAATACATTGATCCCACCCTGGATGACTTCATGCAGGCCACCGCGGGCCACAGCGTGATGCTGAACTTCAGCACCATACCCGCATGGATGTGGAAGACGGACAAGCCTGTGACCTACCCGTCTGATCCCAACCAGGTTTTCTGGGGGTACACGCAGGGAACGGAGATCGTCGATCCCACCTACAAACAGGCCGCTGATTATTACGCGCGTCTGCTGAGCTGGTACACCAAGGGCGGCCTTACCGATGAAAACGGCAAATGGCACGCCAGCGGTCACCACTACAAGATTGCGTATTGGGAAGTGTTGAACGAAATCGACTTTGAGCACCACTGGACACCCGAGGGCTATACGAAATTTTTCGACACCGTGGTGGAAGCCATGCGCAAGGTGCAGCCCGATCTGAAATTTGTGGCGATTGCCGCGGCAGCTCCGCGCGACGACGGCGCCATGTGGGAATACTTCCTGAACCCGAAGAACCATAAGCCCGGCGTGGATGTGGACTGCATTAGTTACCACTTTTATGCGACTCCGCCTCGTGGCGAACCCATTGCGGCCATGCAGTACACCTTCTTCGATCAGGCGGACGGCTTTCTTACCGGCACCAAGTTCATTGAGCAGATCAAGCAGCGCATGATGCCCGCAACGAAGACTGACCTGAACGAACTCGGCGTCATTCTCCCCACGGACAGCGACAGCAACAATGGCAAAGGCACTGTAGCGGAACCCGAAGGTTACTGGAACCTTGCATCCGCGCTGTACGCGTATCTCTACGTGAAGTCTGCGCAGATGGGGATTGACGTGGTGGGTGAATCGCAGCTCGTCGGCTATCCCACGCAGTATCCATCCGTCAGCATGATGGACTACAACACGGCCCAGCCCAATGCGCGTTTCTGGACGCTGAAGCTGCTGCATGACAATTTGGGTCCCGGCGACAAACTCGTTGCCACCACCAGCGCGGGTAGCGATATAACTGTGCAGGCTTTCGCTACGGCGCGTGGCAAGAAGATCCTTGTGCTGAATAAGCGTGCTGTACCGCAGACACTGAAGCTTGGTGCCGACACGGCGAAATCTATCACATACGTTGCACCCAGCACAGGCGACAATCCTCCAGCGAAGAAAGCTATCAGCGGTAGCGAAGTTGCGCTGGAACCATTTGAAGTTGCTGTTATTGATGTGCCGTAG